From the genome of Diorhabda carinulata isolate Delta chromosome 2, icDioCari1.1, whole genome shotgun sequence:
aaattatGTAGCCTATTATAATGTCATTATATGCCTCCTTTATTGACATGTTTTTGCAAaagtttagtttattttgtaaaataatattcgAATATTCGTGTTAGAAATCTGTGTATAACTTCACACAGGTGAAGAGATTGTAGGTAAATGTAACAACAGAAAACTCCCAATTCACAATAACCCTTGgtggatattatataaaaacagaTGCAAGGTATTTGAAAAGCAGTTTACTACTGATTTGAGCTAAAGGTGAGAAAATGAGATGTTATGTTGGATCATCTACAATTAATGTAATATATGCAAGTGCTACCACCATTCTTTTTAATTAAGTATTCATAACATTTAACTGATTTCAACATAGGAATTGTAACTGTCAAGGTACAGTAGttattttttggcaaaaaaatacagtaaataCATCACCTGAGacaaaaattggaagaaaaaatactcctattttattatataaggcTGCTTTGCACATATTTTGAACATACTGTGTCAGTTATAgtttttctgaatttttgaaacaatcaCATAGTTGTagcaaaatttatttcatttcaattgccTAGAGATGCATATTTCTTGGcaagataaaatattaaaaatatatgagaacaAAAATGAGATTGGAATCAACaaagatttaaattttgaacaaattttgtaaagaaatataaacattataaagAATGCAACAAAACAGTTTTATACATAACTGCTTCCTAAACATAAATAAACTACCTAATATCAAGCATTTCTGGGTTAATTAACTGGTATacaaattgattattaaaaagaaGGAAAACTGAGAAGAAAGTTCAAACTACTATCTGAGGTATAAAAACTATAACTTAACATTGCTTTGCCTGTTCAAAAACAGTTTCATTGAGACAACCTCAAGTTAATGGAGCCAAGTGAATTTTGAAATCGAAGtgaaaacattaatttcaaaaaaggtTTAATAAGATAAATTAGATTTCACGAAAATTAATCCATACATCCATACTCAACTTATTTGAGTTACATCATATTCGAACGCgctattattatattattattattataatcagtGTATCTATTAGTACTCACCAAAATATCCATCTGCAGTATCATCAAGATCTTTTATATCTCTATTGAAATCAAAGAATTGCGGAGCATTGATATCATCAAAGCTTTCTGCCATaataaatcttgaaaaattaaaatatgaatccaatttttttatccttACTTATATCACAATAAAAACTCAACGGAAATCCACTggtcaaaattttcaaataaatgtcaACGTCTCCTAACGAACATAGTGTTATACCAACTTAAATTCTTAAAAGAGTCTTATTCACATAGAGAAAGTAAACTTCATAGaggttaattttaaattcttatcaaaataccACGGTAATGGTATAATATGGTTAGGTATGTTAGGTATAACATACCTAACATACGTTAGACTGTGAATATTAGAACAGATTGAAGATTATCTAAAAAATACTTATGGTGAAAAACCATATATTggattaaatgtaaaaatatgcgGAAAAAGAACAGCTACGCTAATGTGGATGAGAATGTCACAATACGTCCCATTGTTTacaagaaattaattatatgaaaaagaagCTGAAGCTAGAGTCGCATTAAGCAGATGTAGCGCTTAGCAATAGCGGTAGTGATCGGGAACGTATTGAACGTTTTATCACAAAAACCACCTACCTCTGTTGTTCCGTGGATACCCGTAAAAAATACCTTATTTGCACAATATTGATAACACTTATTGCATTATCCTGCACTGCACTGGCTGAACTCACTCTATTACACCTTGTTTTTAAACTAGGAGTAAAATGAATTTAAGTTGGCAATTCTGATGACTTCTGATTAGCTAAATGGCAGCCAGTTCATACGCTACTTTTTACCATAGAGATATTACAGATAGAGTAGGCATGTTATAGGTGCCCATACAAGTGGGAgcatattttaatgataaaacatTATATAGATAGTACTCATTTTTATAAcacttcttttttaatattgtgcatactatcaaaacaatatttttgctAACTACTTCTTGAATTACTTATGAAAACTGCGACTTTTATCTCCAGGTATTGGCTCTTTTTTGCAGAGAACACAGTAGTAAGGCATATTCGACAACAAATGTTTAATAATCTTTATCACATTATTTACATTGggcaaatataatatttatttacagacGTAGATGTTACGTTCGCACTTTACGTTGCCCGTTGAATCAGAGACACGCATGCGCAGTACGCAACAAAAGAAAGAGATAGAAATACATAAATGACTCTCTTTCTCTTTTCATTAGCAAAACGCTCTCACTTGTAGGCATGCCTACTCTATTGGTAATATCTCTATGCTTTTTATACATCTGTGACAAAATACTTGTCaatacctaacctaaaaattttgtacttGTTTTTTGTAAACTTTGTTCATTCGTCATTTCTGGTTATTGTGCATTGCtttatttcaacttaaaaaaaaaacagttcttATCAGAACTCATTGTATaactttttgattaaatatgGATGCTACTCCAAGTACCAGCGGTCTTTCTTCTCCACTAAAAAGACGGAAATTGATAAGTTTGGGTCATTTATCACTAAACAAAAAACAGAGTAtgataaatttgtataaacaaattttaactgATCAACCAAAAATCAAGTTTACTGCTGTCGTGTCTAAAATTGTTACAACGATGGGTaagttgtagaaaaattacatttttgtatgaaattaacttaaaacatttttactttttaggGATTGCGAAATCGACTGTGTATCGTACGATAAAAGAATATCGAAGTACGGGAACAGTTGTTAGTCCAAAACATTCTGGAGGTTGTCCAGGCCTTGTTAAAACATTTGATGAAACTAGTAAAAATATCATTCGACGAATTGTACATAGTTTCTTTCTTAAAAACGAGATCCCcacattgaacaaaattttaaatgaaattaagaaaaacatgGATTTACAAAATGTCTCTCATTCATCATTATACAAACTTATGAAAGAAATCAATTTCAAGTAAGTAATTTTGTCATGTTTTATATAAAGGAcatcattattttatcattgcCCACTTGTTTGTTGTAgcttatgatttttttaaccaacctaaataatctatttagtcaaaaaatgattatttgtcATACAGGTACTATTATCTCCAATTAAAAAGTGTATCATATTCATACATCAAtgtagataaaattaataaaactaaaaataagtttcaaataaaGACAAGCCTATTAAGATGTTAACAAATAATCTAGCATAAGTATAGGAAATTTTAATGAACTTTCCCTTATACAATCTGCAGaccattatatttaaaaatacctatgtttatcaaatatagaaataaaagtagGTAGTGTGTGGGTGTcccttattattttcttttatttatttagtgtgtattaaatattcatgtaatatgtataaatttttagatatttgaaaagaaGCCGTAAGAGTGATTTAATAGAACGTGATGATATTGTAAGGTGGAGATACTCAACATCTATCAAACGTTACAGGTCAGAAGGTAGACCACtctattatttagatgaaaaataaaatcctTATACTTTTCGTTTAATATGTTTCTTAGGTTAATATTCAATGTTATAGTTTAATATTGCACTTTGTAGTTATtacattataaaagaaattttacattAACAAACAATACCAAAGAGTTAAAGTGTTTagtaaaaaccaaataaaaatttcaaaataataaaaactttatttcttataattccTTGCAGGTTTggtaaatattgatatttctctTACTAAAGTATGGGTAGGTAATTATGGAAATAATGGTATCGAGATTATTTCTTCCATATTTCTTggtagaaatattaaataaaataatatatatatatatatatatatatatatatatatatatatatatatatatatatatatatatatatatattatcagtgccaaacttcaaattatttttcaataaaaaatgtttgttaacaTAAATGAGGTACAGTTTAATACcacatacataaaataaatattgaagaaatcttaatttaaaaaatttgaaacaaaacaatacatccactttatttatttgttataaccTAATATTTAGCTTCTCGATAAGTTTAGGTACTTTTGTtggatataataattttgttaaaacgtTTTGTACATcataagttatttaaaaaacaacgaATACATAAGTGTAAATAAACCAAGAacattttatgatttattactttatttttatttaacaaacaaCATCAGTTAACTTTTTCGACATAAGTTAACACAAATACATGGTTCTCCTGTAATTGCAAAGTTGTCGACTCAAACGCTAGtccattcttcttcttcttcttcttttaatgcttatccattaatggatgttcgcgactacatttttcatggcttctctatctctagctgtatggatcaatgtctgaatatcttgtatacccgtccactgcctcacgttccacaaccatgacatcctcttccgttccaatcctctcttaccttcaatcttgccctcgactatcaaCTGagggaattgatatttatggcctctatatatgcctctaatttgttgatattttttacttgtacttgtacttcgagcttgttcaatttgttaaatttttctacccgttctataggttttccattatatgttactctagattttctaaacgtattcgctttcctagtgataatcatgaatttagtttttttgatgttgatgtttaatcCTACTATATTAGttagttgttgtaggtcatatatattatctgtaatcagcactgtgtcatcggcgtaacgtatGTTGTTGACCCAGACTCCATTGACTTTGATCCCAATGTTTCTATcttcaagtgactctcgaaagatggcttcagagtatatattaaacaggagcggcgacaatatacaaccttgacgtactcctctgcgaatccgaacttgctcagttagaccatgatttactttGACTTGCAGTTTTTGATGCCAGTacagattttcgatacaaaGAATGTCcttttcgtccaaatccaattttttaaggagCTGTATAAGTTTGTGATGTTAAACTTTATCAAAAGCTTTTTTGTAGTCTATGAagcatagacaaacattttttctttggtcataGCAGTTCTGTACAAGGACCTGTGTTGCGACTATTGCCTCTCTTGTACCTAACCCCTGTCTAAATCTAAATTGCGAGTTGcttatgggtgattccgttctaactgtgattttttgtattcaaaatttcaagattttaaaatttaacttttctaacttttttatgcatattattcatctattttactgtaaaaataaaactctaagaggaatttactacaacttcaaagtatcacgagcaagacacaaatgtcggattttgagttccacggtactgactcatttatccacggtactgacatggtaacttaagatattaaacaacaagtgcatcaattttcctcagtttgatcataaacattagaatttataaggtaattagattaaatcatttgttacgacaaaaaaaattaataatttatcggtaaattctaggaatggacatgacacggtactgacattcaagtgatgtagtataagttttctttaagtggcaagttatattgtataaaaataatgtttaaatatcttaagaattattcaattaacacaaaatttttattaattgattattaattaatgactagtacaaaaaaacaatacaggacattgaatatcacagttataatggaatcacccttATATTGTTATCACATTTTCTATGTAATCTCTGATGtattattcttaggaatatttttagggagTGGCTCATAAGGCTAATTAGTCTATGATCTTCACATTTTCTTGCGttcgatttttttgggataggaATAAAAACTGAAGATGGCCACTGTTCAGGGTAATGACCAGTATCATATATCTTGTTGAACAGCTTGTGAAGCACTCTAATGCCGCTTTCGTCcagtagtttcagtatttctgatggtatttcatctggaccagctgctttattgtttttagcgACTAGTACAGCCTTTTCTACCTCTTCTTTGGTAATAGAAGGTCCAGTTAGACATTCTTCTGCATTGAGTTCTCTGGTCTGGTCTATTGtcatcaaaaagtttttctacatagtcTTCCCATATCCTGTATTTCTCATGATCTTCCATAACTATCTGGTTGTCCTGATTGGttattatatttagatttcgttttttaaatataccagtGGCTTCCTTTAATCTTTAGTCCCTTCACCACATAAATATCTGCTAGTAGTTTCAACATTGACGAAATCAACCTTTGTTTTATCATTGggcaatttttttagaaattcagAAAACCATTGTTCAAACACTGTCCCATTCATATCCTTAtgataatctccagtttttactttcaaaaacaAGTAATGTGTCTTTAACAAATCCTTGTTCACATCCAGCATGAAGAATTATAAGACGTTTACCTTTTCCTGATGGGCTTTTAAGACCTGTAGATAATCCTTCGTTAAAAGCTtgggttttatttttgatatttgtatcTATCCAAACTTTTGCTTTTGTGTGACCTTCATTTAGCCAggtttcatctaaataataaattggcCTACCTTCTGACCTGTAACGTTTGATAGATGTTAAGTATTGTCATCTCCACCTTACAATATCATCACGTTCTATTAAATCACTCTTACGGCttcttttcaaatatctaaaaatttatacatattacatgaatatttaatacacactaaataaataaaagaaaataataagggACACCCACACACCACctacttttatttctatatttgataaacataggtatttttaaatataatggcCTGCAGATTGTATAAGGGAAAGttcattaaaatttcttattcttATGCTAGATTATTTGTTAACATCTTAATAGGCTTGTCtttatttgaaacttatttttagttttattaatttttttctacattaatGTATGAATATGATACACTTTTTAATTGAAGATAATAGTACCtgtatgataaataattattttttgactaaatagATTATTTAGGTTGGTTAAAAAATCATAAGCTACAACAAACAAGTGggcaataataaaataatgatgtcCTTTATATAAAACATGACAAAATTACTTACTTGAAATTGATTTCTTTCATAAGTTTGTATAATGATGAATGAGAGACATTTTGTAAATCcgtatttttcttaatttcatttaaaattttgttcaatgtgGGGATCTCGTTTTTAAGAAAGAAACTATGTACAATTCGTCGAATGATATTTTTACTAGTTTCATCAAATGTTTTGGACTAACAACTCTTCCCATACTTCAATATTCTTTTATCGTACGATATACAGTCGATTTCGCAATCgctaaaaagtaaaaatgtttcaagttaaaatttgtttatacaaatttattatactCTGTTTTTCGTTTAGTGATAAATGACCCAAACTTATCAATTTCCGTCTTTTTAGTGGAGAAGAAAGACCGCTGGTACTTGGAGTAGCATCcatatttaatcaaaaagttATACAATGAGTTCTGATAAGAACTgttttttttaagttgaaataaaGCAATGCACAATAACCAGAAATGACGAATGAACAAAGTTTACAAAAAACaagtacaaaatttttaggttaggtattGACAAGTATTTTGTCACAGATGTGTAAAaagtatggagtgtagagaaggaggaacatctcttatggacggtacgtttaaaatatggtctgaattctgtagggataatacgtggcgctgattttactatgggattgagatctgaagttaGACACTTACTATATCGAGActaacgagattctgttttgttaatcgtttcattattttaatactactaatttcattatcacggtgcattatttaaagcattactatacagttattttcaaatcagcgcgtaaaattcaagcgaataccctctataatcagcgccacctattttcccatcaaaaatcagctcacattttttaacccagagatgttcctccttctctacactccatagtaAAAAGTATCGTATGAAACTGGCTGCCATCTAGCCAATCAGAAGTTATCAGAATTGCCAacttaaattcaatttactcCTAGTTTAAAAACAAGGTATATACCCAGTGCAAGTAGTACAGTGAACTGggtgaactagttctcttgcactgctactaaaaACAGCAAGACTAGCACTGGTTCTGCTTACTTGTACACTTCCTGAACTAGCTCTACCAGTGCAGCTATCAAGAACAAACCTTATGTTTTATGGTGGTAGACGGAGAGATAGATCACAGAATGTATcttagggtatgttctgtggtATGAATATTTATATGTCTGGGACTGTGAAGTAGAAATTAAACTTGCTTATGTTTAATTATagcattttaattaataatttatgaatgGAACATGACTGTATTTTGTGTAATTTGTAAGAAGAGACCAATTTCTTACGACAGGACTCGGAGTTTTCACCGgtaattgttaaaatattaagtTTGTTATTGAGGTTATGACaacttttttgtaatatttgttttagtttataaattgttaataattaaaataatatatgatattatttaaaaactatatcTTAAGTTTTATTTGTGTATTCATTTTATCGcataaattttatagatttccTGCAAATGAGAATGCAAAAAAGGCATGGATGTCTGTAATTGGTGTGTCTAGCATTACAAAACTATCGACCGTTTGTAGTGATCATTTTGATCAAAGCTCTTATCACCAAACTGATGGTTATACTCATTTAAGACGACTCTTGGCTGATGCAATTCCCTCTTTaaatggatttaaaaaaaatgaattcgatTCAAATCAAGCCATAATTGTCCCAAAAACAGAACCTCCTGAGGATAATTCACTAGCTACAGAAAACACAACTGATTCATACAAGGATTCAAATGCAATGATACATTTAAATAGGTAATATTCTGTCTTTTTTATGCTAGAATCTGGAAGGTAAGTCGATTGGTTTGAAATGCTTCAATCAATGCACTTCACCACGAGTATCGAAGAGTTCACTAGCAAATAAGTTTGGTTGCACACATACCTTGAATTTTGTATATAAGGAGCTTGTGATAATAGTGATTGTCTGCCAATCATCCAGTACATTTGTTGCAATTTGAGCCCACGCAGTATTCTCTTGGTGAATATATGTTTCTTCCAAGTTAACCTTCTGTCCAGAATTCTGGTCTGATAAAAATGAACCCGATTAAGCCACAAAAgcatgttttgaaaaaaaaaacatttttttgtcacaaaTCATATAAATCATCTGCAGCTTCGTTGTAATATCTATGATTGATTTCAGTTGTGTGTTTCtgccattttttcaaaatttcctttaattgtgttttcatttttatatttattgttaattctaATAGATGTTGCTTTTTGTATACCTTTTGTCAGATTGTTGATAGTTTCTCTAATGTTTTAAGTGGTTTTGAGTGGGATATTTGATTTAATCTAGTTTTTCtcgaaataaattcaagttagtgttaatattatgtatataaGGCTCTTACTGTTTTTACACGATTCAATATTCCCTTTATAATGAAGAAATCGATAGCATTTTTACAGGGCCAGAAGACTAGTAGGTTGTCCTGTTggttgaatataaaaattgttatttgtaatTGTGGCCTTTGGTTCGTTGCCCTCAGTGTTTGTTAATCAGGATCTTCATTGTACTTTTTTGTCATTATAATCTCCAACACAACATTTATTTCTAAAAGTTCTTATATAGTTAGTATATCCTTGTTTTAATTGTTGCATTTAGGTGGGAAATACACTGCTGATAAAATTAGGGTTTCTGTCTTGCTGTCTATTGCTACACTAGTGGCTTGTATGTATTATTTCTTGTTACCTTCTCATTCATTTggtctttgccttttttggagACAGTTCTCTCTTTTCCATCCAttattttgtttcgggtgtgaagtgatagaccaacattttaccaattttctatataataacacagaaattgcttttattaaatgtactataataaataaatactttcagtgaagaaaatttttatggtaGTCAATTTGCATTCAACGCAGTAAATAAACAGTCTTCTATTTCTTCAATACCATCAAGTTCAGtagaaaacatcaaattgtCACCAATTATTTTAGAACAGAAAGCTTCAGACTCCGAGGCTTCTTTTATTCAAGAACAATCAAGTAGTTCAagcaatgaaaaagaaattttaaattacacTACAAATATAAAGAGGTACTTCTGAAATaaccattattatttaatgttttaataaaattctgttGTAGGAAACATCCAATGCTAACTGCAGGAAATCCTACCAAAAAGATGAAAATTCGTTTTATGGATGGTTTCCAAACTAAATACATATCAAGACATGATTTTGTTTCCGATCAAGCATGGGATAATTTCTTGAGGTTTTGCGCTATTAAAAATTACCAGAAAGAAAATTACAGACTGAAAAATCTCAGGTCAAAACGAAAAATAGAACATTTAAAAGAACTTAAtgctaaaatgaaaaatgttgccaaagaagatttttgaaaattttataacaattaggagttctttttagattttattagttttaatttcacaaattatcGAGGAAAGAATATGCTGAACATATAGAGAGATAACTATTAGAAAATGAAGACGAAGAAGAATGGATCAATATTAAGAAGAGTTTGCAAACTGTAGTCAACtgtaagaaaaaaagaatgCTTAATGCAGAGCtttttatatcaacaaaaagCTTGTTTGACATTACGC
Proteins encoded in this window:
- the LOC130903648 gene encoding uncharacterized protein LOC130903648, translating into MDATPSTSGLSSPLKRRKLISLGHLSLNKKQSMINLYKQILTDQPKIKFTAVVSKIVTTMGIAKSTVYRTIKEYRSTGTVVSPKHSGGCPGLVKTFDETSKNIIRRIVHSFFLKNEIPTLNKILNEIKKNMDLQNVSHSSLYKLMKEINFKYLKRSRKSDLIERDDIVRWRYSTSIKRYRSEGRPLYYLDEK
- the LOC130903478 gene encoding uncharacterized protein LOC130903478 is translated as MTVFCVICKKRPISYDRTRSFHRFPANENAKKAWMSVIGVSSITKLSTVCSDHFDQSSYHQTDGYTHLRRLLADAIPSLNGFKKNEFDSNQAIIVPKTEPPEDNSLATENTTDSYKDSNAMIHLNSEENFYGSQFAFNAVNKQSSISSIPSSSVENIKLSPIILEQKASDSEASFIQEQSSSSSNEKEILNYTTNIKRKHPMLTAGNPTKKMKIRFMDGFQTKYISRHDFVSDQAWDNFLRFCAIKNYQKENYRLKNLRSKRKIEHLKELNAKMKNVAKEDF